A single region of the Kocuria flava genome encodes:
- a CDS encoding histone-like nucleoid-structuring protein Lsr2: MAQSVQIILEDDLEGGPADETVQFGLDGRQYEIDLSTANAEKLREALRPYAAAGRRAQSKSARATGTRSSSGGNPETAKIRAWAKENGYEVSDRGRVHQSVKDAYYAAQ; this comes from the coding sequence ATGGCCCAGAGCGTGCAGATTATTTTGGAGGACGACCTCGAGGGTGGTCCTGCTGATGAGACCGTCCAGTTCGGTCTAGACGGCCGGCAGTACGAAATCGACCTGTCGACCGCTAACGCGGAGAAGTTGCGGGAGGCCCTGCGACCCTATGCTGCTGCTGGCCGGCGGGCCCAGTCCAAGTCCGCCCGGGCCACCGGGACCCGGTCTTCCTCCGGTGGTAACCCGGAGACGGCGAAGATCCGGGCCTGGGCGAAGGAGAACGGGTACGAGGTCTCCGACCGCGGCCGCGTCCACCAGTCCGTCAAGGACGCCTACTACGCCGCCCAGTAG
- a CDS encoding DUF4113 domain-containing protein, whose translation MVHWDQAPDGYWGRLMEALPVTEVWGVAGRLAQRLEAMGVETIADPVAIRHTFSVVQMRTVLELNGFPAIPVEDEVATKAQILVSRSFPDPIWDPEIVGAAVAEFAQCASRRLRTEGEVTGRITVSATTSPHRPGPAHHVSAHVRLAVPINEPTPLVAAARAALVPKLLHWTQYMRAGILCTDLAPEGAVPVLPGVLEQPAPIGELIDAVNRRFGTGTLALGRLGAHSPDPWANHQADLSPRYTTDWNELRTVS comes from the coding sequence GTGGTCCACTGGGACCAAGCCCCCGACGGATACTGGGGCCGGCTCATGGAAGCCCTGCCGGTCACCGAGGTTTGGGGCGTCGCCGGGCGGCTGGCCCAGCGCCTGGAGGCGATGGGGGTCGAGACCATCGCCGACCCGGTGGCCATCCGCCACACGTTCTCCGTGGTGCAGATGCGCACCGTCCTGGAACTCAACGGCTTCCCCGCCATCCCCGTGGAGGACGAGGTGGCCACCAAGGCCCAGATCCTGGTCTCCCGATCCTTCCCGGACCCGATCTGGGATCCAGAGATCGTCGGGGCCGCGGTGGCCGAGTTCGCCCAATGCGCCTCCCGCCGACTCCGCACAGAAGGCGAGGTCACCGGGCGGATCACCGTCTCCGCCACCACCTCCCCGCACCGGCCCGGACCCGCGCACCATGTCTCCGCGCACGTGCGCCTGGCCGTGCCCATCAACGAGCCCACTCCCCTGGTGGCCGCGGCCCGGGCCGCCCTGGTCCCCAAGCTCCTGCACTGGACGCAGTACATGCGCGCCGGCATCCTCTGCACCGACCTCGCCCCCGAAGGGGCCGTGCCCGTGTTGCCCGGGGTGCTCGAGCAACCCGCCCCCATTGGGGAACTGATCGATGCGGTGAACCGCCGCTTCGGAACCGGCACCCTCGCCCTGGGCCGACTCGGCGCCCACTCCCCCGACCCCTGGGCCAACCACCAAGCAGACCTCTCCCCGCGCTACACCACCGACTGGAACGAACTGCGCACCGTCAGCTAA
- a CDS encoding Kiwa anti-phage protein KwaB-like domain-containing protein, with protein MADELPSTEGSLQLVVAWRSGKATIGRCIKTADDVEETLRSHAERAVAEMTDPAPYSPDTDMEDNTHLEADPEELFDTSLIETLRQGASLQLATEQELKTKALFCHAAVIGRGDAETIFVKKRSPIQLGKKSVVATLLNNTLDKIETPIFAFDNRYDAIITKSKVYVLDKSSFEGLFKESPAVLAKTTEWVQEVSSVVSMTDGSQEILETVLKRNQHLRKKFQAIMRRPHIQTLTPDTLRSVILSSGYNPTELMDGDNLSVTDTNVKTVLQLLNEDLFIGSFSQEPFAAGSKRHMASKR; from the coding sequence ATGGCCGATGAACTGCCGAGCACCGAAGGCTCACTACAGCTCGTTGTTGCTTGGAGATCGGGGAAGGCAACCATTGGACGATGCATAAAAACTGCGGACGACGTAGAAGAGACCCTCCGATCCCATGCCGAGCGTGCGGTTGCAGAAATGACTGACCCTGCACCATATAGTCCCGATACCGACATGGAGGACAATACGCATCTAGAAGCGGATCCTGAAGAGCTCTTTGACACGAGCTTGATAGAAACCCTGCGTCAGGGCGCTTCCCTTCAACTGGCTACTGAGCAAGAACTGAAGACAAAAGCTTTGTTTTGTCACGCAGCAGTGATAGGACGTGGCGACGCGGAAACAATTTTTGTGAAAAAACGCTCGCCTATCCAACTAGGAAAAAAATCGGTCGTTGCCACACTGCTCAATAATACTCTTGACAAAATCGAAACTCCGATCTTTGCGTTTGACAACAGGTACGACGCGATCATCACCAAGAGCAAGGTCTACGTTCTCGACAAGAGCAGTTTTGAAGGCCTCTTCAAGGAGTCGCCAGCCGTCCTGGCGAAGACGACGGAGTGGGTGCAGGAAGTGTCGTCGGTGGTCTCCATGACAGATGGAAGTCAGGAAATTCTCGAAACGGTACTAAAGCGAAACCAACACCTGCGCAAAAAGTTTCAGGCAATTATGCGGCGCCCACACATCCAGACCCTGACACCAGACACCCTTAGGTCCGTAATTCTGAGCAGCGGATACAATCCCACCGAGCTGATGGACGGTGACAACCTCAGCGTGACAGATACCAACGTCAAGACTGTCCTTCAACTGCTCAACGAGGATTTGTTTATAGGGAGTTTCTCCCAGGAGCCATTTGCAGCTGGGAGTAAACGGCACATGGCCTCCAAGCGCTGA
- a CDS encoding AAA family ATPase has protein sequence MIIVFGHQKGGTGKSTLTVNMAVELQRQGKDVLLVDADPTIRTTSNFTTDREEAGLPSLQSVQKSGSLHKFLEEFRPKFDHILVDVPGKDSKEMRTALTAADMLISPTRATQADLDAVAGLLETVEGAQDFNEDLKSMLVLNFVSSNVFTKEREEAQSYLEDFPRVRLAQTVLHQRKAFADCLADGKGVVEMRDAKAKAEIQLLTQEVFAW, from the coding sequence ATGATCATTGTCTTTGGGCATCAGAAGGGCGGAACGGGCAAGTCGACTCTCACCGTCAACATGGCCGTTGAATTGCAGCGACAGGGGAAGGACGTGCTGCTAGTCGACGCCGACCCGACGATCCGCACCACTTCGAACTTCACCACCGACCGAGAGGAAGCCGGGCTCCCCTCGTTGCAGTCCGTGCAGAAGTCAGGATCGCTGCATAAGTTCCTGGAGGAGTTCCGACCCAAGTTCGATCACATCCTGGTCGATGTCCCAGGCAAGGACTCCAAGGAGATGCGCACAGCACTGACTGCTGCGGACATGCTGATCAGCCCCACGCGCGCCACCCAAGCCGACCTTGACGCCGTGGCCGGCCTCCTGGAGACGGTTGAAGGGGCCCAGGACTTCAACGAGGACCTCAAATCGATGCTGGTTCTCAACTTCGTTTCCTCCAATGTCTTCACCAAGGAGCGGGAGGAAGCGCAGTCGTACCTCGAGGACTTTCCTCGTGTGCGACTTGCTCAGACCGTGTTGCATCAGCGCAAAGCTTTCGCTGACTGCCTGGCCGACGGCAAGGGAGTCGTAGAAATGCGCGATGCCAAGGCCAAGGCCGAGATTCAACTGCTGACCCAGGAGGTCTTCGCATGGTGA
- a CDS encoding ParA family protein: MIPSARNVSNREADRADHAELRPKISLTGLSADVVVIDCPNRQGGPLTLSALNAADTVVYAATATSDGIDGVEGARRTVAQFRRHRQQLGAPDTLTEAGIVVGGVKKTIMSRAAVASLEELRATGLFLEPLIPDRAIVQEVRISGEWYGQYRNGARVLDAYTAIAKKVLR, translated from the coding sequence GTGATTCCCTCGGCCCGCAACGTCTCCAACCGGGAGGCGGACCGGGCCGATCATGCGGAGCTGCGGCCGAAGATCTCCCTGACCGGTCTGTCGGCGGATGTGGTGGTCATTGACTGCCCGAACCGGCAGGGTGGGCCGCTGACGCTGTCGGCGTTGAACGCGGCGGACACCGTGGTCTACGCCGCCACCGCGACCAGTGATGGCATCGACGGGGTGGAAGGGGCCCGGCGCACGGTCGCTCAGTTCCGCCGGCACCGCCAGCAGCTGGGCGCCCCGGACACCCTGACCGAGGCTGGCATCGTCGTTGGCGGGGTGAAAAAAACGATCATGAGCCGGGCGGCGGTGGCCAGCCTCGAAGAGCTGCGGGCCACCGGGTTGTTCCTGGAGCCGTTGATCCCGGACCGGGCCATTGTCCAAGAGGTGCGGATTTCGGGGGAGTGGTACGGCCAGTACCGCAACGGGGCCCGCGTGCTGGACGCTTACACCGCGATCGCGAAGAAGGTGCTGCGATGA